From one Salmo salar chromosome ssa09, Ssal_v3.1, whole genome shotgun sequence genomic stretch:
- the hdac3 gene encoding Histone deacetylase 3, whose amino-acid sequence MSNRTAYFYDPDVGNFHYGAGHPMKPHRLSLTHSLVLHYGLYKKMQVFKPYKASQHDMCRFHSEDYIDFLQKVSPNNMQGFTKSLNTFNVGDDCPVFPGLFEFCSRYTGASLQGATQLNHKICDIAINWAGGLHHAKKFEASGFCYVNDIVISILELLKYHPRVLYIDIDIHHGDGVQEAFYLTDRVMTVSFHKYGNYFFPGTGDMYEVGAESGRYYCLNVPLRDGIDDQSYRQLFQPVIKQVVDFYQPTCIVLQCGADSLGCDRLGCFNLSIRGHGECVEFVKSFRIPLLVLGGGGYTVRNVARCWTYETSLLVDEPISDELPYSEYFEYFAPDFTLHPDVSTRIENQNSRQYLEQIRSTVFENLKMLNHSPSVQIHDVPSDILSYERTDEGDPDERGSEDNYSRPEAANEFYDGDHDNDKESDVEI is encoded by the exons ATGTCCAACAGAACAGCATATTTTTATGATCCGGATGTGGGGAACTTTCATTATG GTGCTGGTCACCCTATGAAACCCCATCGTCTCTCGCTGACGCACAGCCTTGTTTTGCACTATGGCCTCTACAAAAAGATGCAG GTTTTCAAACCATACAAAGCCTCACAACATGACATGTGCCGATTCCACTCAGAAGATTACATTGACTTTCTGCAGAAGGTCAGCCCCAACAATATGCAGGGTTTCACAAAGAGTCTCAACACCTTTAATGTTGGGGATGACTG CCCTGTATTCCCAGGCCTGTTTGAGTTCTGCTCCAGGTATACAGGAGCATCTCTACAGGGAGCAACACAGCTAAACCACAAG ATATGTGACATCGCCATCAACTGGGCCGGGGGTCTTCATCATGCTAAGAAATTTGAG GCCTCTGGATTTTGCTATGTGAATGACATTGTCATCAGTATACTAGAGCTTCTGAA GTACCACCCGCGTGTGTTGTACATAGACATTGACATTCACCATGGTGATGGGGTGCAGGAAGCCTTCTACCTGACTGATCGGGTCATGACTGTATCCTTCCACAAGTACGGGAACTACTTCTTTCCAGGGACAG GTGACATGTATGAGGTAGGGGCTGAGAGTGGCCGGTACTATTGCCTAAACGTGCCTCTCCGGGATGGGATCGATGACCAGA GCTACAGGCAACTCTTTCAGCCAGTCATCAAGCAAGTGGTGGACTTCTACCAGCCAACCTGTATCGTTCTTCAG TGTGGGGCTGACTCTCTGGGCTGTGACAGATTAGGGTGCTTCAACCTCAGTATACGAGGCCATGG GGAGTGTGTGGAGTTTGTGAAGAGCTTCAGGATTCCCCTGCTGGTACTGGGAGGAGGAGGGTACACAGTACGCAACGTGGCCAGATGCTG GACCTATGAGACCTCCCTCCTGGTTGATGAGCCAATTAGTGATGAGCTGCCCTATAGCG AGTACTTTGAGTATTTTGCTCCAGACTTCACACTCCACCCAGACGTCAGCACCAGGATAGAGAACCAGAACTCCCGACAG TACCTGGAGCAGATCCGTTCAACGGTCTTTGAGAACTTGAAGATGTTGAACCACTCCCCCAGTGTCCAGATCCACGACGTGCCCTCGGACATCCTGAGCTACGAGCGCACTGACGAGGGAGACCCAGATGAGAGGGGCTCAGAGGACAACTATTCCAG GCCAGAGGCAGCCAATGAGTTCTACGATGGTGACCATGACAATGACAAGGAGAGCGATGTGGAGATCTGA
- the hdac3 gene encoding histone deacetylase 3 isoform X1 — protein MSNRTAYFYDPDVGNFHYGAGHPMKPHRLSLTHSLVLHYGLYKKMQVFKPYKASQHDMCRFHSEDYIDFLQKVSPNNMQGFTKSLNTFNVGDDCPVFPGLFEFCSRYTGASLQGATQLNHKICDIAINWAGGLHHAKKFEASGFCYVNDIVISILELLKYHPRVLYIDIDIHHGDGVQEAFYLTDRVMTVSFHKYGNYFFPGTGDMYEVGAESGRYYCLNVPLRDGIDDQSYRQLFQPVIKQVVDFYQPTCIVLQCGADSLGCDRLGCFNLSIRGHGECVEFVKSFRIPLLVLGGGGYTVRNVARCWTYETSLLVDEPISDELPYSGKRASLSSSATVFPFANFFLLTPSEYFEYFAPDFTLHPDVSTRIENQNSRQYLEQIRSTVFENLKMLNHSPSVQIHDVPSDILSYERTDEGDPDERGSEDNYSRPEAANEFYDGDHDNDKESDVEI, from the exons ATGTCCAACAGAACAGCATATTTTTATGATCCGGATGTGGGGAACTTTCATTATG GTGCTGGTCACCCTATGAAACCCCATCGTCTCTCGCTGACGCACAGCCTTGTTTTGCACTATGGCCTCTACAAAAAGATGCAG GTTTTCAAACCATACAAAGCCTCACAACATGACATGTGCCGATTCCACTCAGAAGATTACATTGACTTTCTGCAGAAGGTCAGCCCCAACAATATGCAGGGTTTCACAAAGAGTCTCAACACCTTTAATGTTGGGGATGACTG CCCTGTATTCCCAGGCCTGTTTGAGTTCTGCTCCAGGTATACAGGAGCATCTCTACAGGGAGCAACACAGCTAAACCACAAG ATATGTGACATCGCCATCAACTGGGCCGGGGGTCTTCATCATGCTAAGAAATTTGAG GCCTCTGGATTTTGCTATGTGAATGACATTGTCATCAGTATACTAGAGCTTCTGAA GTACCACCCGCGTGTGTTGTACATAGACATTGACATTCACCATGGTGATGGGGTGCAGGAAGCCTTCTACCTGACTGATCGGGTCATGACTGTATCCTTCCACAAGTACGGGAACTACTTCTTTCCAGGGACAG GTGACATGTATGAGGTAGGGGCTGAGAGTGGCCGGTACTATTGCCTAAACGTGCCTCTCCGGGATGGGATCGATGACCAGA GCTACAGGCAACTCTTTCAGCCAGTCATCAAGCAAGTGGTGGACTTCTACCAGCCAACCTGTATCGTTCTTCAG TGTGGGGCTGACTCTCTGGGCTGTGACAGATTAGGGTGCTTCAACCTCAGTATACGAGGCCATGG GGAGTGTGTGGAGTTTGTGAAGAGCTTCAGGATTCCCCTGCTGGTACTGGGAGGAGGAGGGTACACAGTACGCAACGTGGCCAGATGCTG GACCTATGAGACCTCCCTCCTGGTTGATGAGCCAATTAGTGATGAGCTGCCCTATAGCGGTAAGCGAGCAAGCCTAAGCTCTTCTGCCACAGTTTTTCCATTTGCTAATTTTTTTCTCCTCACCCCTTCAGAGTACTTTGAGTATTTTGCTCCAGACTTCACACTCCACCCAGACGTCAGCACCAGGATAGAGAACCAGAACTCCCGACAG TACCTGGAGCAGATCCGTTCAACGGTCTTTGAGAACTTGAAGATGTTGAACCACTCCCCCAGTGTCCAGATCCACGACGTGCCCTCGGACATCCTGAGCTACGAGCGCACTGACGAGGGAGACCCAGATGAGAGGGGCTCAGAGGACAACTATTCCAG GCCAGAGGCAGCCAATGAGTTCTACGATGGTGACCATGACAATGACAAGGAGAGCGATGTGGAGATCTGA
- the hdac3 gene encoding histone deacetylase 3 isoform X2: MASTKRCRFSNHTKPHNMTCADSTQKITLTFCRRSAPTICRVSQRVSTPLMLGMTGNVSSVSPVFPGLFEFCSRYTGASLQGATQLNHKICDIAINWAGGLHHAKKFEASGFCYVNDIVISILELLKYHPRVLYIDIDIHHGDGVQEAFYLTDRVMTVSFHKYGNYFFPGTGDMYEVGAESGRYYCLNVPLRDGIDDQSYRQLFQPVIKQVVDFYQPTCIVLQCGADSLGCDRLGCFNLSIRGHGECVEFVKSFRIPLLVLGGGGYTVRNVARCWTYETSLLVDEPISDELPYSGKRASLSSSATVFPFANFFLLTPSEYFEYFAPDFTLHPDVSTRIENQNSRQYLEQIRSTVFENLKMLNHSPSVQIHDVPSDILSYERTDEGDPDERGSEDNYSRPEAANEFYDGDHDNDKESDVEI, translated from the exons ATGGCCTCTACAAAAAGATGCAG GTTTTCAAACCATACAAAGCCTCACAACATGACATGTGCCGATTCCACTCAGAAGATTACATTGACTTTCTGCAGAAGGTCAGCCCCAACAATATGCAGGGTTTCACAAAGAGTCTCAACACCTTTAATGTTGGGGATGACTG GTAACGTGTCCTCTGTCAGCCCTGTATTCCCAGGCCTGTTTGAGTTCTGCTCCAGGTATACAGGAGCATCTCTACAGGGAGCAACACAGCTAAACCACAAG ATATGTGACATCGCCATCAACTGGGCCGGGGGTCTTCATCATGCTAAGAAATTTGAG GCCTCTGGATTTTGCTATGTGAATGACATTGTCATCAGTATACTAGAGCTTCTGAA GTACCACCCGCGTGTGTTGTACATAGACATTGACATTCACCATGGTGATGGGGTGCAGGAAGCCTTCTACCTGACTGATCGGGTCATGACTGTATCCTTCCACAAGTACGGGAACTACTTCTTTCCAGGGACAG GTGACATGTATGAGGTAGGGGCTGAGAGTGGCCGGTACTATTGCCTAAACGTGCCTCTCCGGGATGGGATCGATGACCAGA GCTACAGGCAACTCTTTCAGCCAGTCATCAAGCAAGTGGTGGACTTCTACCAGCCAACCTGTATCGTTCTTCAG TGTGGGGCTGACTCTCTGGGCTGTGACAGATTAGGGTGCTTCAACCTCAGTATACGAGGCCATGG GGAGTGTGTGGAGTTTGTGAAGAGCTTCAGGATTCCCCTGCTGGTACTGGGAGGAGGAGGGTACACAGTACGCAACGTGGCCAGATGCTG GACCTATGAGACCTCCCTCCTGGTTGATGAGCCAATTAGTGATGAGCTGCCCTATAGCGGTAAGCGAGCAAGCCTAAGCTCTTCTGCCACAGTTTTTCCATTTGCTAATTTTTTTCTCCTCACCCCTTCAGAGTACTTTGAGTATTTTGCTCCAGACTTCACACTCCACCCAGACGTCAGCACCAGGATAGAGAACCAGAACTCCCGACAG TACCTGGAGCAGATCCGTTCAACGGTCTTTGAGAACTTGAAGATGTTGAACCACTCCCCCAGTGTCCAGATCCACGACGTGCCCTCGGACATCCTGAGCTACGAGCGCACTGACGAGGGAGACCCAGATGAGAGGGGCTCAGAGGACAACTATTCCAG GCCAGAGGCAGCCAATGAGTTCTACGATGGTGACCATGACAATGACAAGGAGAGCGATGTGGAGATCTGA